CAGATCTAATACCCTTACCCTATGGGAAGAAGGAGCTCCCAATGCTTGAAGATGAATATTATAGCTTTAAGGATAGGCTATATTTCGAGCTCGACTGGGAGGACGAAAGGAAATTTTTAAGGGCCTTTAAAACTGCTTTAGTTCTAAACGCTTGGATAAACGAGGTTCCAGAAGGGGAGATCGTTGAAAAGTTCAACGTTGAGCCGGGAGATATTTACAGGATTGTAGAGACGGCTGAGTGGTTAGTCTACTCACTTAAGGAGATAGCAAAAACTCTGGAATATTCCCAGGATGTTATAAATTACCTTGAAACTCTGAGAGTTAGGGTTAAACATGGGATAAGGGAAGAGTTAATACCTCTAATGGAACTTCCAATGATTGGAAGGAAGAGAGCTAGAGCACTTTATAATGCCGGATTTAGAGATCTTGAGAGCATTAAAAACGCGAGGCCAGCTGAGTTATTGGAGGTTGAAGGGATAGGAGCAAAGATAGTTGAGGCGATATTAAAGCACCTCGGGAGGGAAGTTAAAATAGTGCAAAAGCCCAGGAAAGGAACCCTTGATTATTACCTACATCCATAAAATTTTCGACATAATATGGACTATCAAATATCCCCAACCTACAGAACCTTTATATACCTATATCTGAACCTTTATAATTTTAAAAATAATGTCCAAGAAAGCTCGGAGTTTTTTCAGAAAATTAAGGGTAAAAACTAACAAAGGCTTTTATTAAAGCTTTTCCACAAAGTTCTTGGTGAAATCTCGTGCCCGAGAGAGTTGTTATCGCCCTGGGAGGAAACGCACTCCAGCAGAGAGGGCAAAAAGGGACTTATGATGAGATGATGGAGAACGTAAGGAAAACGGCTAAACAGATAGCTGAGATAATTGCGAGGGGTTACGAAGTCGTTATAACTCACGGTAACGGACCTCAGGTTGGGACGATTCTCCTTCATATGGATGCGGGACAATCCCTTCATGGAATACCAGCCCAACCCATGGATGTTGCCGGGGCGATGAGCCAAGGATGGATAGGTTACATGATTCAACAAGCGTTGAGGAATGAACTCAGGAAAAGAGGGATAGAAAAGGAAGTTGTCACTATAATAACTCAAACGATAGTTGACAAAAAAGATCCAGCATTTCAAAATCCAACGAAGCCTGTAGGCCCATTCTATGATGAAAAAACTGCAAAGAAACTTGCAAAGGAGAAAGGATGGGTTGTCAAGGAAGATGCAGGAAGGGGATGGAGAAGGGTTGTCCCAAGCCCAGATCCCAAGGGACACGTCGAGGCTGAAACGATAAGAAGACTCGTCGAAAGTGGGATTATAGTTATAGCAAGTGGGGGAGGAGGAGTCCCCGTAATTGAAGAGAATGGAGAAATAAAAGGCGTTGAAGCCGTGATAGACAAAGATCTAGCTGGCGAAAAATTGGCCGAGGAGGTTAATGCAGATATACTTATGATACTAACGGATGTCAACGGGGCCGCCCTATACTATGGAACGGAGAAGGAAACTTGGCTTAGAAACGTTAAGGTGGAAGAACTGGAGAAGTACTACCAAGAGGGGCACTTTAAGGCTGGAAGCATGGGTCCTAAAGTTCTTGCAGCAATAAGGTTCATTAAAAATGGAGGAAAAAGAGCAATAATAGCTCACCTTGAGAAAGCTGTTGAAGCCCTTGAAGGAAAGACAGGAACCCAGGTGACTCCCTAATTCTTCCTTCTATTATCATAGAAGTATTTCCCCATGGCTTCACCGTAAGCTTCATAATATCTTCCCGCTATAAGCATTCTCATAGCTATCAGCAAAGCCAATCCGGCTCCAAGTCCTAACACTCCGAGTCCACTTATCATCTTTAAGAGTCCAAACATTACATAACCTATGAGCCCGAATATTCCAATGAATATTACAGCTAGAAGGATTTTGTATCCGTATTTCTCCATAAAGAGTGCGAAATCCATACTCAATCCCCAATATAAAAATAAAAGATCAGGAAGTTAAAAAGGGTTATGCAAAAGAAGCAAGAAAGATCATCCAAGGGCCGAGAGGAAGACCCCAGCGACGACTGCTGTTCCTATGACTCCAGCAACGTTTGGGCCCATTGCATGCATTAATATAAAGTTTCCAGGATCTTCTTCACTAGCAAGCCTCTGAACAACCCTAGCGCTCATTGGAACTGCTGAAACGCCAGCAGCTCCAATCATGGGATTAATTTTACCTCCAGAAATTTTCATCATGAGCTTACCAAAGAGTACTCCTCCAGCGGTTGCTGAGGCAAAGGCAACAACACCTAAGGTTAAGATCATTAATGTTTTAGCTGTCAGAAAGCTCTCAGCCCTCATTGTTGAGCCAACACCTAAACCAAGGAATATCGTGACTATGTTCATTAGCTCCTCCTGCGCGGCCTTACTGAGCCTTTGAACGACACCGCTTTCCCTAAAGAGGTTACCAATCATTAACATTCCAATCAAGGGTGCTGCCGATGGAACAAGCAATCCAATGACGATCATGCTGACGATTGGGAATAATATCTTCTCCCTCTTTGAAACTGGCCTCAATTGTTCCATCCTAATTTTTCTCTCCTCTGGCGTCGTTAAGGCCTTAATAACCGGAGGCTGGATTAGGGGAACTAGGCTCATGTAACTATAAGCTGCTACGGCCGTTGCGGAAAGTATGTGGGGAGCTAGTTTCGTCGTTAGGTAAATCGTGGTTGGACCGTCGGCCCCTCCGATTATACCTATTGAAGCGGCCTCTTTTAAGTTGAAGCCTAATGCTAAGGCAACTAGCATTGCGACGAAAACTCCAATTTGGGCCGCTGCGCCCAGGAGAGCGGTCTTCGGGTCAGCTATCATAGGTCCAAAGTCCGTCATCGCCCCTAAACCAAAGAAAATCAATAGTGGTACTACTTCTGTCTTTATCAAGAGGTAGTATATCAAGTCAAATAATCCTGGAGGACCATACTGTTTGTTCAAGTAGCTTAAGGTTGCGAAAATATTACCCTGGACATCTGGAGGGAGCTGTGGAGCCAAGGGCCAATCAGCAATGTGAGAAAGGGGTAGATTAACTAGAACGGCGCTAATTCCAATTGGAAGTAAGAGTAGGGGTTCCATCTTATACCTTATGGCAAGGTAGACTAGAGTTAAGCCAACCAATATCATGACGATATTCCCAATAGTAAGGTTCAACAAGCCCATATGCTCAAAGAAATCAATCAAAGCCTGTTCAAATCCCATTTGATCTCACCCCAATTCTATTAGTGGTTGTCCTGTGTCGACTGCTTCTCCTTCCTTGACTAGTATTCTCTTGACAACACCATCCCTTGGTGATGGAATCTCATTCTCCATCTTCATGGCTTCAAGAACAAGCAAACCCTGACCAACCCTAACCCTATCCCCAACCCGAACAAGAACCCTCAAAACCTTACCAGGCATAGGAGCAGAAACAACGTTCTCTGAAACCACAGTTTTAGAGGATGGCGCAGGTGCAGGAGTGGGGGTGGGCGCAGGAGCTGGAGTTGGAGCTGGAGTGGGGACTTGAACCTGCTTAGGCGAGGTTACAAAGCCCGCACTGGTTTCAACCTCATATGTTTCTCCTTCAAGAGTGACCCTAAACTTTCCGGGCATTACCTCCTCAACCTCAACCTCATATTCCTTCCCGTTAACTACAACTTTCACTTTCATCCTCATCACCTATAATTGAAATTCTCAATTTCTTCAATCTCCCTCGTCAAGCTTGAAAGCCACCAATTATGGGAGGGTTTAACTTTAATTGGAACTTCTTTGGGAGTTCTCTTGCTCAAGTACGTTAAAATTGCTGCTGTTATTACGGCTACCTTTTCGTAGTCTTCGGTTTTTTCAACTTCCTTTACCTCTTCTGGCTTCTTTTCTTTACCTACTGTTCTCCTCTCAAACTCCCCAATCCCATACATAACTGCAGCGAGGATTGAAAGTACAATAAACACTATGGTTACGCCTAAAATTGTAATGTAAAGGCCCTCGAGGAGAGCTCCCATGTTCTCACCTCACAGTGGAATGTTTCCGTGCTTCTTTGGTGGTAGTTTAACCCTCTTATTCTCTAAAGCCTCAAGGGCCATGACGATCTTTGCCCTCGTTTCAGCTGGGTCAATGACATCGTCAATGTACCCTCTAGCTGCAGCTACATATGGATTTGCAAACTTCTCCCTGTACTCCTGTATCTTCTGCCTCCTGAACTCCTCCGGGTTCTCAGCCTTCGCAATCTCCTTTCTAAATATTATATTTGCTGCCCCTTCTGGTCCCATTACCGCTATTTCAGCCGTAGGCCATGCAAAGACGAAGTCTGCCCCTAAGTGCTTGCTCCCCATGGCCAAGTAAGCTCCTCCATAGGCTTTCCTTAATATAATGGTTACCATTGGGACGGTCGCTTCTGCATAAGCATAAAGAACCTTAGCTCCATGCCTTATTATTCCCCTGCTCTCCTGGTCAACTCCAGGTAAATAACCTGGAACGTCGACAAATGTCACTATTGGAATGTTAAACGCATCACAGAACCTCACAAATCTAGCTATCTTATCAGAGCTATCTATGTCCAGGACTCCGGCTAGGTGAATTGGGTTGTTGGCAACTATTCCAACGGGTTGGCCGTTTATTCTTCCAAATCCAATTACAGCATTTGGAGCAAAGTAAGGTTGTAACTCTAGAAAGTCAGGATTTCCATTCTCATCTCTATCGACGATTGTGTATATCACCTGTCTAACGTCATAACCCTTGTTGGGGTCATCGGGTACTATATCGTAAAGCTCGGGAGTTCTCCTGAATGGCTCATCCTTAGGTTTCACCCTTGGAGGTTTCTCCATGTTATTTGAGGGTAGGTAGCTTAAGAGCTTCTTTATTAGCATTATAACCTCCTCGTCACTCTTTCCTATTAGGTGAGCTTGCCCACTCCTTTGTGCATGAACCATTGCACCACCGAGCTGAACTGGTGTTACCTCCACACCCGTAACGGCCTTGACAACCTGGGGCCCTGTGATGAACATGAAGGTCGAAGGATTGTCAACCATAAGTATGAAGTCTCCAATTGCAGGGCTATAGACTGCTCCTCCCGCACAAGGACCCATTATTGCTGTTATTTGGGGTACCACTCCACTAAGAATCGTATTCATCTTAAATATCTCCCCATAACCCTTTAGAGAGTCAACACCCTCTTGAATCCTTGCACCTCCAGAATCGTTTAATCCTATTACTGGGGCTCCCGCCTCTAGGGCGAGCTCCATTATTCTCTTTATCTTCATGGCATGCATTTCTCCTAGTGAACCCCCCATCACTGTAAAGTCCTGGGCATAAACGAAGACCAGTCTTCCATTTATGGTTCCGTATCCAGTTATCACACCATCTGCTGGGAGCTCCCTCTTATCCATACCAAATTCAGTAGCCCTGTGCTTAACGAACATTCCAATTTCAACAAAGCTTCCCGGATCAAGAAGAAGTTCAAGCCTTTCTCTGGCCGTGAGTTTACCCTTTTCATGTTGCTTCTTTATAGCTTCCTCGCCTCCCATTTGGAGGATCTTTTTCTTTCTCTCATGAAGCTCTTCAACCTTCTCGATCATCCCCATGATGCTCCCCCCGGTCTGGGTTGATGTTTGTAAAGCCCTCTTAAAAGGATTTTTATTTAACAGTATGACCAATATATGTGAAGATAGGGCGTTTACCTTTGAAATTATTATCAAAAATGCAGAGGAGAACTTAAGGTTTAATCCCTATAGAATGCTTTCCTGGGCTTTTCTTTGTTGTATTACTGCTCACAACAATAGAGATAGCGCGATTCTCCTATAAATTTCGGGCATCTTCCTGAGAGAATCTACTTCAACGTACTCATTAGGCCCATGAATGTTCCCTCCCCTGGGTCCTATGTCTATAGCTTTGACTCCAAGGGGAGTAAAGTATCTTGAATCCGAGGCTCCCGGACCTTCTATAGGTTCAACGTCTTCCCCTAGCTCTTTTAAGATCCTAAGAGTAACTCTAACAAGCTCGTCATCGGGGCTCGTAAATAGATAACCAGCCTTCTCGTTCTCCTTGATGATTAACTCTGCTTCAGGGAGATTAAAGTTAAGAACTTCCCTCAGCGTTTTTTCAATATCATCCTTTGAGTAACTCATAGCCCTAACGTCAACCTTTAGCACGTGACTTCCATCAAAGGAGTAAACATTTGGAGTT
This Pyrococcus horikoshii OT3 DNA region includes the following protein-coding sequences:
- the arcC gene encoding carbamate kinase, producing the protein MPERVVIALGGNALQQRGQKGTYDEMMENVRKTAKQIAEIIARGYEVVITHGNGPQVGTILLHMDAGQSLHGIPAQPMDVAGAMSQGWIGYMIQQALRNELRKRGIEKEVVTIITQTIVDKKDPAFQNPTKPVGPFYDEKTAKKLAKEKGWVVKEDAGRGWRRVVPSPDPKGHVEAETIRRLVESGIIVIASGGGGVPVIEENGEIKGVEAVIDKDLAGEKLAEEVNADILMILTDVNGAALYYGTEKETWLRNVKVEELEKYYQEGHFKAGSMGPKVLAAIRFIKNGGKRAIIAHLEKAVEALEGKTGTQVTP
- a CDS encoding sodium ion-translocating decarboxylase subunit beta, whose amino-acid sequence is MGFEQALIDFFEHMGLLNLTIGNIVMILVGLTLVYLAIRYKMEPLLLLPIGISAVLVNLPLSHIADWPLAPQLPPDVQGNIFATLSYLNKQYGPPGLFDLIYYLLIKTEVVPLLIFFGLGAMTDFGPMIADPKTALLGAAAQIGVFVAMLVALALGFNLKEAASIGIIGGADGPTTIYLTTKLAPHILSATAVAAYSYMSLVPLIQPPVIKALTTPEERKIRMEQLRPVSKREKILFPIVSMIVIGLLVPSAAPLIGMLMIGNLFRESGVVQRLSKAAQEELMNIVTIFLGLGVGSTMRAESFLTAKTLMILTLGVVAFASATAGGVLFGKLMMKISGGKINPMIGAAGVSAVPMSARVVQRLASEEDPGNFILMHAMGPNVAGVIGTAVVAGVFLSALG
- a CDS encoding biotin/lipoyl-containing protein; translation: MKVKVVVNGKEYEVEVEEVMPGKFRVTLEGETYEVETSAGFVTSPKQVQVPTPAPTPAPAPTPTPAPAPSSKTVVSENVVSAPMPGKVLRVLVRVGDRVRVGQGLLVLEAMKMENEIPSPRDGVVKRILVKEGEAVDTGQPLIELG
- a CDS encoding OadG family protein, with product MGALLEGLYITILGVTIVFIVLSILAAVMYGIGEFERRTVGKEKKPEEVKEVEKTEDYEKVAVITAAILTYLSKRTPKEVPIKVKPSHNWWLSSLTREIEEIENFNYR
- the mmdA gene encoding methylmalonyl-CoA decarboxylase subunit alpha, coding for MGMIEKVEELHERKKKILQMGGEEAIKKQHEKGKLTARERLELLLDPGSFVEIGMFVKHRATEFGMDKRELPADGVITGYGTINGRLVFVYAQDFTVMGGSLGEMHAMKIKRIMELALEAGAPVIGLNDSGGARIQEGVDSLKGYGEIFKMNTILSGVVPQITAIMGPCAGGAVYSPAIGDFILMVDNPSTFMFITGPQVVKAVTGVEVTPVQLGGAMVHAQRSGQAHLIGKSDEEVIMLIKKLLSYLPSNNMEKPPRVKPKDEPFRRTPELYDIVPDDPNKGYDVRQVIYTIVDRDENGNPDFLELQPYFAPNAVIGFGRINGQPVGIVANNPIHLAGVLDIDSSDKIARFVRFCDAFNIPIVTFVDVPGYLPGVDQESRGIIRHGAKVLYAYAEATVPMVTIILRKAYGGAYLAMGSKHLGADFVFAWPTAEIAVMGPEGAANIIFRKEIAKAENPEEFRRQKIQEYREKFANPYVAAARGYIDDVIDPAETRAKIVMALEALENKRVKLPPKKHGNIPL